A window of Desulfobulbus oralis genomic DNA:
CCATCACCATATTTTTTGTCAGAGCTATCCATTCCATGATGAGTTCCTAAGAAATAAGCACAAGCGAAAAAAGGCTTACCTAATTTAGATATCTCTTTGATCTTCTCATAGAGAAATGAATACATCTCTCGATCTGTCAAATCCTTATTCTTTTTGAGGGAATATATCTTGTTAAATTCTATGCTTTTTATCCATGTATTGAATTTACTTTGTTGTGCATGAGGAGACACAAACACGCTATTATATCCAAGGGTATTCATAATATATGCGAGCGAATTTGCCTTTGGCAATTTATCATCAGCACCTACTGCAAGTTGATAGGTTGATGTCAACTGTCCGCGAATGCCCCTGAAAGTAGGCAAAGTGTGATTATAATAATTTATAATATTAATTGATTCATTTTGTATTTTACATAAATTTGACGTTAAATCATTACGCAATATTTGGTAGCTTGTACCTTCAATAAACAAAACAATTATATTGTATTTTTTATTTTTATCGAGGTTGATACCAAATAGTTCATGCGCATTTGCTATTTTACTATTCGTTATGATACTTTCTTTATTAATATGTTGATATGAGCAAATATCTATTACTTTTGATGTAGTATCTATAAAATTATGCACAGGGAAATTAATAAAGGAGTATTCAATAAACAAGTAGATAGCCATTAGGGGAATGAATGATATTTTCTGATATTTTTTATAGATGAATCTTTTATTAAAAATAATGAAATCAATAACAAATAACAAGATATAAAATATTGAAATAAATATCAATATAAAAATTTGATTTCCTATATCTCTAAAATATTGTATATTTAATAATACAAGTGGAACTATATATTCTCCCGTGCTGTATATGCTTGATATTTGCAAGGAATTTATTATAATCAAAGGGAAAATAAAGAAAGCAATAATGGTTTTATTCTTGCAAAAATACATAAAAATAAATAACATCATTGATTCAGGGATTACTGAAAAAATCAACCCTGTTCCTTGCGTGGCAAGCCAGCATAATCCAATTTTTAATAGTAAACTTGTTAAGATGATATATTCGTGTATTGTTTTCATACGTGTAGAATGATAGGAAGAAATTCGGTCCAGCGCTTTGACAGCCTGCTTATTTTACAATAAAATCAAGATAGTACCAACAACTAGCTGGATTTATCCCAATTAATTCACAGGTCGTTCAACGAAAATATATATCCTCCTCCTCGCTGCTTTCGCACCCCACATTTCATCTCCTACATTTTGCTAGATGACTGTTTTTCTTCGGCTCAGACGATACCCAATACCCGCAACATGGGGAGACGTTCTTTGGCGAAGCGGGCAGCCAAAGAATGCAGTTCTGCAAGATTTTCTTCGGGCGAGTTCAGTATATGACCTTCCTTGACAACTTTACTGCCCCCTGCTGAGAGCTGTTGCCAAGCATATTCTACCCACTGCTGCGTTTCGCGCTGTCCTTGTCTGAAGTTTTGCAAAAAAAGCTGTTCGACCCGGCTGACAGCAATGCCGCCACCCGTCAATGGACTGGACAGGAAGGCGATGTCATTACTCGCCTTGGACTGATTGCATAAAAAGGCATTGAGTCCTTCAGTTTGAGCCTTTGTTTGATGCATACTCTCTTCAGCCTGCACCGGCTCCATGCAGCCCTTGCCCAGCAGAACCACAATTCCCTGATAGAGTTGTTTGAATTTCAGGGTTTTTCCCTGCAGTTCCTCTTCGATCTGGCGCAGGGTTCGAGGCTGATAATCGGACATCAGCTCAAGGATGGGCTTGTAAATTTCCGGTTCCAGATCCACCTTGCCCAGCGCCTCTGTTACCTGGAGCGAGACTTCCGAGACCGGCATCGTTAGAATATATTGCTGATTCTGCAAGATAGATTCTCGTTCTTTTTTGTTCATCTCTCTGGGTTCTTTAACCCAGTAATCCCAGCGGAACTGCCGGTTGATCATGAAATCATTGACTGATTCTCTGAAGACAGGATCAGTGATACTTTGCAGAAAGGCCTCCTGC
This region includes:
- a CDS encoding sulfatase-like hydrolase/transferase → MKTIHEYIILTSLLLKIGLCWLATQGTGLIFSVIPESMMLFIFMYFCKNKTIIAFFIFPLIIINSLQISSIYSTGEYIVPLVLLNIQYFRDIGNQIFILIFISIFYILLFVIDFIIFNKRFIYKKYQKISFIPLMAIYLFIEYSFINFPVHNFIDTTSKVIDICSYQHINKESIITNSKIANAHELFGINLDKNKKYNIIVLFIEGTSYQILRNDLTSNLCKIQNESINIINYYNHTLPTFRGIRGQLTSTYQLAVGADDKLPKANSLAYIMNTLGYNSVFVSPHAQQSKFNTWIKSIEFNKIYSLKKNKDLTDREMYSFLYEKIKEISKLGKPFFACAYFLGTHHGMDSSDKKYGDGQKTYLNKFYNHDFWFGDFFKEFSHSSLYENTILVITTDHASLPSPEMSKTFSFDNNYGVNTVPFIIHYKGVKNKIIDGQYRNSLSFAPTLLDMISVTNVNANFLGNSIFVKDNNSEFSHISNIDFNFYETSKNGVHPIAQDDPRYAAPIKFIMEHF